One genomic region from Yarrowia lipolytica chromosome 1C, complete sequence encodes:
- a CDS encoding uncharacterized protein (Compare to YALI0C20471g, similar to DEHA0D08349g Debaryomyces hansenii IPF 1505.1) — translation MNVIPVSELSPMDQLLSLLPRLFEGNGNLAGLISLVPFGILSTVLESPYGPALVEVLNSQDTLPLDYSDRLLSLFPIPPFAYTGTGILKIVVMAHNVVGNNIPQYVLDMVMTTQYNIFGNFPKKDVDTIPCAIFLVINCVLALANFYVFMRGIMRNHNFYLMFGLGWQCLFNCLGFGMRLGWAQDILQLRLGIGSTVFIILSIVTINFMNFLLAHRILTFRHPETGDATWFGMLMILIYLAFCGVLLMAIVTQIVIFSYFLDYMHWRQATSGMQASSILIVLFSAGGVLIIIAAYIIPRGAIPLHHKSRLRLSASNIESYGLFYFPPKHSQVVQYKSDPAMKLDSGQLAARTINGRDLHTSSIIVIFSSLILAGSAAMRCATIMIGDRWEMDAKFIYSQTAFYIGFGVFEVIVNVIFLVFRIDLRFYIPDWPKKGRGGIVVHRDTKEIVKEMDAEARGDKRDFVFINVPTPAPTQDWIPPDDSNTYGDLKGETRSFDFDDKEKLAIVEIMPVPGDDTDVPQTPMVPDKTYVSMRSKSPQSLVPSYASPRTYANGQQLKNGETIDGFVMTSKDPEPANETIPGNPPTLAAATRPTVISPPPSASTPATPILPVLVETAENGSSHRSFSPQSREVLSMPSPSYSDYNYYARPYEERRSELYDV, via the coding sequence ATGAATGTAATACCCGTCTCAGAGCTCTCGCCAATGGACCAGTTGCTGTCGCTTCTGCCGCGGCTGTTTGAAGGAAATGGAAACCTCGCTGGCCTGATATCTCTGGTCCCTTTTGGGATTCTATCGACAGTACTCGAATCTCCCTACGGACCAGCACTGGTGGAAGTGCTCAACTCACAAGATACCCTGCCATTAGACTACTCAGATCGACTACTATCGTTATTCCCCATCCCACCATTTGCCTATACAGGAACTGGCATTCTCAAGATTGTTGTAATGGCGCACAATGTTGTGGGAAACAACATTCCGCAGTATGTTCTCGACATGGTCATGACTACTCAGTATAACATTTTCGGCAACTtccccaagaaggacgtcGACACGATTCCTTGTGCCATTTTCCTCGTCATCAACTGTGTATTGGCGCTGGCAAACTTCTACGTCTTTATGCGCGGAATTATGCGGAATCACAACTTCTATCTTATGTTCGGTCTTGGATGGCAGTGCCTGTTCAACTGCTTGGGTTTCGGAATGCGACTGGGATGGGCCCAGGACATTCTACAGTTAAGACTAGGCATCGGGTCGACAGTGTTCATCATCTTATCCATTGTCACAATCAACTTCATGAACTTCCTACTAGCACATAGGATCTTGACGTTTCGACATCCAGAAACAGGTGATGCAACTTGGTTTGGAATGCTCATGATCCTCATTTACCTGGCATTCTGCGGGGTACTCCTCATGGCTATTGTCACTCAAATCGTCATCTTCTCGTACTTCCTCGACTACATGCACTGGAGACAGGCTACTTCTGGAATGCAGGCATCCAGTATCCTGATTGTACTGTTTTCGGCAGGAGGAGTGCTCATCATAATCGCAGCTTATATCATCCCCCGAGGAGCTATTCCTCTCCATCACAAGAGCCGTCTCCGACTTTCAGCATCAAACATTGAGTCGTATGGCCTGTTCTACTTCCCTCCGAAACATTCCCAGGTGGTTCAATATAAGTCAGACCCTGCCATGAAGCTCGATTCCGGCCAGCTGGCTGCCAGAACTATCAACGGCAGAGACTTACACACCTCATCAatcatcgtcatcttcaGCTCGTTGATCCTGGCGGGCTCAGCCGCAATGAGATGTGCCACCATCATGATTGGAGACAGATGGGAAATGGATGCCAAGTTCATTTACAGTCAGACGGCATTCTACATTGGATTTGGGGTATTTGAGGTCATTGTCAATGTTATCTTTCTCGTGTTTCGAATCGATCTCCGCTTCTACATTCCCGACTGGCCTAAAAAGGGACGGGGAGGTATCGTTGTCCATAGAGACACaaaggagattgtcaaaGAGATGGACGCAGAAGCAAGAGGCGACAAGCGGGACTTTGTGTTCATCAATGTCCCTACTCCTGCTCCCACTCAAGACTGGATTCCTCCAGACGACTCCAACACTTATGGAGATCTCAAGGGTGAGACGCGATCTTTTGATttcgacgacaaggagaagttggcCATTGTGGAAATCATGCCTGTACCTGGCGATGATACAGATGTTCCCCAAACGCCAATGGTGCCCGACAAGACATACGTGTCCATGCGCAGCAAGAGTCCCCAGAGCCTTGTTCCTTCGTATGCTTCCCCAAGAACATACGCAAACGGTCAGCAGCTGAAGAATGGAGAAACTATTGATGGGTTTGTCATGACCAGCAAGGACCCCGAACCTGCCAACGAGACCATACCGGGAAACCCACCCACTCTAGCTGCAGCTACAAGACCCACTGTGatctctccaccaccttctgcCTCTACCCCGGCAACTCCAATTCTGCCTGTGTTGGTCGAGACTGCCGAGAACGGGTCCAGTCAtcgctccttctctccACAGAGCCGAGAGGTACTTTCCATGCCCTCGCCTAGTTATTCAGACTACAACTACTATGCTAGACCATACGAAGAGCGACGCAGCGAGTTGTACGACGTATAG
- a CDS encoding uncharacterized protein (Truncated form of YALI0C20647g, no similarity) yields MLRNHAPSVIPLLTQDNLVIPEEYADIERGGTQLFISVGVSNTLTSVSTCGHKVESGGRNLPGIRWGQSLELRVEPHTYPLRRVTLSVFARFAGIDDNYNKSIGHCSLDVNEQHMEHPSTFSSSLRHKGYNAGFLQIQAYFVFTKEGRRFLADLERGCKANVYRPFASIKSLSGAADSDAPTLRNLKSAGSSRSARSTKSSSPGKKTKLKGFLSLFKSKEDEDVEKIVPPAVLQAEKRKGKSRETATKRGDTKSSSKRPQSTRLSTQGTTIRTTNSRSKIEPSRLNHKFKTQTGNHRDTSGGESTNPSHFRQFSSSSSIYPQPPSASFSPYTQQALSQARETEMALKDRRVSRSNPQEMKSRGTDYSAEVETFSQMGTDDNQVMSPDLGSKLASPLSSRLVSEARSYNEQVQPLIVRKSRGGGASSSAAAVVVAPSNTAGSYHHKSKLCGSGYETGGPVGRGGMPPSRNSDRNSLVGSGVGHEYAAHHSPGGQYYQPSTQMHSGQYQHPHHQQWSQSRLLRNEWQDENQNGISCQFCGRFNPL; encoded by the coding sequence ATGTTACGCAACCACGCGCCAAGTGTGATACCCTTACTAACACAGGACAATCTGGTGATACCGGAAGAGTACGCCGACATTGAGCGCGGAGGGACCCAGCTCTTCATCTCTGTCGGGGTGTCCAACACCCTCACCTCGGTGTCCACTTGCGGCCACAAGGTCGAGTCTGGAGGACGGAACCTGCCTGGCATCAGGTGGGGACAGAGTCTCGAGCTCCGTGTTGAACCGCACACCTACCCTCTCCGACGCGTGACATTGTCTGTTTTTGCCCGTTTCGCCGGCATTGACgacaactacaacaagAGCATTGGTCACTGCTCGCTGGATGTCAATGAACAGCATATGGAACATCCGTCGACATTCTCGTCGTCACTCAGACACAAGGGTTACAACGCGGGCTTCCTACAGATCCAGGCGTACTTTGTGTTCACAAAAGAAGGTCGACGCTTCTTGGCTGACCTCGAACGCGGATGCAAGGCCAACGTTTACAGGCCTTTTGCCAGCATCAAATCTCTCTCCGGTGCAGCTGATTCCGATGCGCCCACCCTGCGAAATCTCAAGTCTGCCGGCAGTTCTCGGTCCGCACGATCCACAAAATCGTCTTCCCCCGGCAAAAAGACAAAGTTGAAGGGCTTTCTGTCCTTGTTCAAGTCGAAAGAGGATGAGGATGTTGAGAAAATCGTTCCTCCCGCGGTCCTGCAGGCTGAAAAGAGAAAAGGCAAGTCTAGGGAGACCGCCACTAAACGCGGTGATACGAAAAGCTCTTCGAAACGCCCGCAGTCCACGAGGTTGAGCACCCAGGGAACCACTATTAGAACCACTAACAGCCGGTCTAAAATCGAACCTTCACGACTCAATCACAAATTCAAGACACAAACTGGAAATCACCGAGACACCAGTGGCGGGGAGTCTACGAACCCCTCGCACTTCCGCCAATTCTCGTCATCGTCTAGCATCTACCCACAACCTCCATCGGCATCTTTCTCGCCGTACACTCAGCAGGCGCTCTCACAAGCTagagagacagagatggctctcaaggaccgAAGGGTGAGTCGAAGCAACCCTCAAGAGATGAAATCACGAGGAACTGATTACTCCGCAGAGGTCGAGACTTTCTCTCAAATGGGCACAGATGACAATCAGGTCATGTCGCCCGATTTGGGCTCCAAGCTAGCTTCGCCGCTTAGCTCCAGGCTGGTGTCTGAGGCCCGCAGCTACAATGAGCAGGTCCAGCCGTTGATAGTGCGCAAGAGCCGTGGTGGGGGTGCTAGTTCGAGTGCGGCTGCAGTGGTCGTTGCACCAAGTAACACAGCTGGCTCATACCACCATAAAAGCAAACTTTGTGGATCTGGTTATGAAACTGGTGGTCCTGTTGGGCGAGGAGGCATGCCCCCTTCTCGAAACAGCGATCGGAACTCTTTAGTTGGTAGTGGGGTTGGGCATGAGTATGCGGCGCACCATTCTCCTGGCGGCCAGTACTATCAACCATCTACTCAGATGCATTCTGGCCAATACCAGCACCCGCATCACCAACAGTGGTCGCAGTCCCGGTTGCTTCGTAACGAGTGGCAGGATGAAAATCAGAACGGCATTAGTTGCCAGTTTTGCGGTCGGTTTAATCCCTTATAG
- a CDS encoding uncharacterized protein (Compare to YALI0C20625g, similar to Saccharomyces cerevisiae YDL086W; ancestral locus Anc_2.379, similar to uniprot|Q07505 Saccharomyces cerevisiae YDL086w Putative carboxymethylenebutenolidase) — MLIKESYHDVKTSYGTTLRLFVYTPSIPGYPNAKFPGVLVYSEIYQVTGPVSRVAQQIAGRGYIVVAPSIYHNFVGPEPLAYDVPGTDAGNKYKIEKPLESYDEDNKLAIDYLTSLDNCTGRIGATGMCLGGHLAFRAALDKRVTSVFTFFATDIHSHSLGLGKNDDSLKRSNEFNKNAEFTLVFGTKDNHVPPEGRDLIRKTLRDNGVFFSFLEVAGAQHAFIRDESSKGRYDPVVTGLCMDMLFDQFYRNLVVDLGVKGDEEKVEDVC; from the coding sequence ATGCTTATCAAGGAATCCTACCACGACGTCAAAACCTCGTACGGCACCACTCTCCGGCTATTTGTGTACACGCCCTCTATTCCTGGGTACCCCAATGCCAAGTTCCCCGGAGTACTGGTGTACTCTGAGATCTACCAGGTGACCGGCCCTGTGTCGCGAGTGGCTCAGCAGATTGCTGGTCGGGGCTACATTGTGGTTGCTCCTTCGATTTACCACAACTTTGTCGGCCCCGAGCCATTGGCTTACGATGTTCCTGGAACCGACGCGggcaacaagtacaagatcGAGAAGCCTCTGGAGTCGTACGATGAGGACAACAAGCTGGCAATTGACTACCTGACTTCTCTGGACAACTGCACAGGTCGAATTGGTGCCACCGGAATGTGCCTGGGCGGTCACCTGGCGTTCCGAGCTGCTCTGGACAAGCGAGTCACTTCCGTCTTCACCTTTTTTGCTACCGACATTCACTCGCACTCCCTTGGTCTCGGCAAGAACGACGACTCTCTCAAGCGAAGCAACGagttcaacaagaacgCCGAGTTTACTCTTGTTTTTGGCACTAAGGACAACCATGTTCCTCCGGAGGGGCGAGATCTGATTCGAAAGACTCTGCGAGATAACggcgtcttcttctcgttcCTGGAGGTTGCTGGCGCCCAGCATGCCTTTATTCGAGACGAGTCTTCCAAGGGTCGATATGATCCTGTCGTCACTGGTCTCTGTATGGACATGCTCTTTGATCAGTTCTACCGAAACCTcgttgttgatcttggtgTCAAgggagacgaggagaaggtcgAGGACGTTTGTTAG
- a CDS encoding uncharacterized protein (Compare to YALI0C20669g, similar to uniprot|Q9C2D7 Neurospora crassa Related to lincomycin-condensing protein lmbA) — protein sequence MINAYKIHKYIYILYTFIPAHYEHEGANYTTSRQSIRTNTSNMSPRFSRRSVVHSTKGMVASTQPLASAIGARVLDQGGNAAMAGIAVAAALNLLEPHQTGVGGDMFALFYDAKTKKVEGLNGSGRSPKALTVDYLRKHGVEGPRIPLTSPHTITVPGAVGGWCDIYERWGNKKLTMAEILEPVAQLAEEGAPISEVSAKLWKDHGPKLLKTDSAGADLLVKDDSAETGYRAPYAGEVFKNPGLAAVLREIGAKGRDGFYKGWVADSILEILQKRGSLMTREDLENHTSSFVEPIAIEIKDNIKLWELPPNGSGLVAIIAVGVIKALDRQGKISLEGLKLNSAEYLHVAVEALKFAFREADEYVSDPDHHDVSLEELLSETKYDELANRFDTSKIHPNYDDNVINPIHKSDTVYFAITDRWGNACSFIISIFDGFGSSTVPAGTGFCLQNRGLNFNLTEGTRNCLAGGKRPYHTIIPAMVTKGDDLWACYGVMGGFMQPQGHVQVLLNMINFGLDPQQALDAPRFCLSAGKGIDFGKGTHGPCSKHETVVNLEETIDPEVVETLKNLGHTVNVVSGEDAWALFGRGQVIRQDENGVYHAGSDPRGDGQAVPILL from the coding sequence ATGATTAATGCATATAAAATACATaaatacatatatatattatacaCTTTCATCCCCGCCCACTACGAACACGAAGGAGCCAATTACACAACAAGTCGCCAATCAATACGAACCAACACATCCAACATGTCACCGCGATTCTCTCGACGATCGGTGGTCCATTCGACCAAGGGAATGGTTGCCTCCACACAACCCCTGGCCTCCGCTATCGGAGCCCGAGTTCTCGACCAGGGGGGAAACGCCGCCATGGCTGGCATTGCCGTTGCCGCTGCTctcaatctgctggagcCCCACCAAACCGGTGTGGGAGGAGATATGTTTGCTCTGTTCTACGACGCCAAGACAAAGAAGGTCGAGGGACTCAATGGATCCGGCCGATCTCCCAAGGCTCTGACTGTCGACTATCTTCGAAAGCACGGCGTTGAAGGACCCCGAATCCCTCTTACTTCTCCTCACACCATCACTGTACCCGGTGCCGTTGGTGGCTGGTGTGATATCTACGAACGGTGGggcaacaagaagctcacCATGGCAGAGATTCTGGAGCCGGTTGCCCAGCTCGCTGAAGAGGGAGCTCCCATCTCCGAGGTGTCTGCCAAGCTGTGGAAGGACCATGGCCCCAAACTGCTGAAGACAGACTCTGCAGGAGCCGATCTGCTGGTCAAGGACGACTCTGCCGAAACTGGATACAGAGCTCCCTATGCCGGAGAAGTGTTCAAGAACCCCGGTCTAGCTGCCGTGCTGCGGGAAATCGGAGCCAAGGGAAGAGACGGATTCTACAAGGGCTGGGTAGCGGACAGcattctggagattctGCAAAAGCGAGGCTCTCTGATGACCCGAGAAGACCTGGAGAACCACACTTCCTCCTTTGTCGAACCTATTGCCATTGAAATCAAGGACAACATCAAGCTGTGGGAGCTTCCTCCCAACGGTTCCGGCCTGGTTGCCATTATCGCTGTTGGTGTcatcaaggctctggaccGACAGGGTAAAATCTCTCTGGAAGGTCTCAAGCTCAACTCGGCCGAGTATCTGCATGTGGCCgtcgaggctctcaagtTTGCGTTCCGAGAAGCCGATGAGTACGTATCTGATCCTGACCACCACGACGTttctctggaggagcttcTGAGTGAGACCAAGTACGACGAGCTTGCCAACCGGTTCGACACCAGCAAGATCCACCCCAACTATGACGATAACGTCATCAACCCCATCCACAAGTCCGACACTGTCTACTTTGCCATTACAGACCGATGGGGTAACGCGTGCTCGTTCATTATTTCCATTTTTGACGGATTTGGATCGTCTACTGTCCCTGCTGGCACTGGTTTCTGTCTTCAGAACCGAGGTCTCAACTTCAACCTCACTGAGGGGACCCGAAACTGCCTTGCTGGAGGCAAACGACCCTACCACACCATCATTCCCGCTATGGTCACCAAGGGTGACGACCTGTGGGCGTGCTACGGAGTCATGGGAGGCTTCATGCAGCCTCAGGGCCACGTCCAGGTGCTGCTGAACATGATCAACTTTGGCCTTGACCCCCAGCAGGCTCTGGACGCGCCTCGATTCTGTCTCTCTGCTGGCAAGGGAATTGATTTCGGAAAGGGCACCCATGGACCCTGCAGCAAGCACGAGACGGTGGTTAATCTTGAGGAGACCATCGATCCAGAGGTGGTCGAAactctcaagaacctggGCCATACCGTCAATGTTGTTTCTGGCGAAGATGCGTGGGCTCTGTTTGGACGAGGCCAAGTGATTCGACAAGACGAGAACGGTGTCTACCATGCCGGTAGTGATCCTCGAGGTGATGGACAGGCTGTTCCCATTTTATTGTAA
- a CDS encoding uncharacterized protein (Compare to YALI0C20405g, similar to uniprot|P10768 Homo sapiens Esterase D (EC 3.1.1.1), similar to Saccharomyces cerevisiae YJL068C; ancestral locus Anc_1.308), which produces MWGRFRSKLGQRRLQILIAYPYQYRYCLHPHIFTTHSTMNTTATIKTFGGELLKLSHDSKVNGCKMDLNVFVPPNAPAKVPVLFFLSGLTCTGNNCAEKGFLHPFAAKHGIAIVYPDTSPRGHNIPGEDDSWDFGSGAGFYLNATKEPYKGKYNMYQYISEELPALLWQQFPQFDKDNVGITGHSMGGHGALTLFLKNPGMYKSVSAFSPISNPKNCPWGDKAFSGYLNDKSEWDDYDASELIKKYKGPTPGILIDCGTADNFYTQGQLLPENLVAASKGTEFDGKVDLRLQDGYDHSYYFISTFAEDHVNHAAKYLTASKL; this is translated from the coding sequence ATGTGGGGAAGGTTCCGGAGCAAGTTGGGACAACGCAGACTACAAATACTAATTGCTTATCCTTATCAATACCGATATTGCCTTCATCCACACATCTTCACCACACACTCCACAATGAACACCACAGCCACTATCAAAACGTTTGGCggcgagctgctcaagctcaGCCACGACTCCAAGGTCAATGGGTGCAAGATGGACCTCAATGTCTTCGTGCCCCCCAATGCCCCCGCCAAGGTCCCagtgctcttcttcctctctGGCCTCACCTGCACCGGCAACAACTGTGCTGAGAAGGGCTTTTTACATCCCTTTGCCGCCAAGCATGGAATCGCCATTGTCTACCCCGACACCTCGCCACGAGGCCACAACATCCCCGGAGAGGACGACTCGTGGGACTTTGGATCGGGAGCAGGCTTCTACCTCAacgccaccaaggagcCCTACAAGGGCAAGTACAacatgtaccagtacatcTCCGAGGAGTTGCCCGCTCTGCTGTGGCAGCAGTTTCCTCAGTTTGACAAGGACAATGTCGGTATCACCGGCCACTCAATGGGCGGCCATGGTGCTCTGACCCTGTTCCTGAAGAACCCCGGCATGTACAAGTCCGTCAGTGCATTCTCgcccatctccaaccccaagaaCTGCCCCTGGGGAGACAAAGCCTTCTCAGGCTACCTCAACGACAAATCTGAATGGGACGACTATGACGCTTCtgagctcatcaagaagtacaaggGCCCCACTCCCGGCATTCTCATCGACTGTGGAACCGCAGATAACTTTTACACCCAGGGCCAGCTGCTTCCTGAGAACCTCGTTGCTGCTAGCAAGGGCACCGAGTTTGATGGCAAGGTTGATCTGCGACTCCAGGACGGTTACGACCACTCCTATTACTTCATTTCCACCTTTGCCGAGGATCACGTTAACCATGCCGCCAAGTACCTGACTGCATCCAAGTTGTAG
- a CDS encoding uncharacterized protein (Compare to YALI0C20427g, similar to uniprot|P47095 Saccharomyces cerevisiae YJR024c, similar to Saccharomyces cerevisiae YJR024C; ancestral locus Anc_5.129) — translation MTDTESLVVSSDPKHPANLIVELCKLFYDNNWVTGTGGGISIREGDTVWLAPSGVQKERMQPTDMFVMDLKSRDYLRRSPTFKPSACTPLFLSAYTLRDAGACIHTHSQAAVMCTLLYDKVFKISNIEQIKAIPQVVESGYLSFFDTLEIPIIENTAHEEDLTDTLQAAIKEYPTCTAVLVRRHGIYVWGETVWKAKVYNEAIDYLLELAVKMIQMGIDPEGGIGSEKQGKFFRGLQG, via the coding sequence ATGACCGACACAGAAAGCCTGGTGGTGTCCAGCGACCCTAAACACCCCGCCAACCTCATTGTCGAGCTGTGCAAGCTCTTCTACGACAACAACTGGGTGACTGGTACCGGAGGTGGCATTTCCATTCGAGAGGGCGATACCGTGTGGTTGGCGCCTTCGGGCGTGCAAAAGGAGCGAATGCAGCCCACCGACATGTTTGTCATGGATCTCAAGAGCCGGGATTATCTGCGACGATCACCCACCTTCAAGCCCTCGGCCTGCACGCCGCTGTTCCTCTCTGCATACACTCTTAGAGACGCTGGAGCGTGCATCCACACCCATTCGCAGGCGGCTGTAATGTGCACTCTGTTGTACGACAAGGTGTTCAAGATCAGCAACattgagcagatcaaggCTATTCCCCAGGTTGTCGAATCCGGCTATCTCTCCTTCTTCGACACTCTGGAGATCCCCATTATCGAAAACACGGCCCATGAGGAGGACCTGACAGACACCCTTCAAGCTGCCATCAAGGAATATCCTACTTGCACTGCCGTTCTTGTTCGACGACATGGTATCTACGTATGGGGAGAGACCGTATGGAAGGCCAAGGTGTACAACGAGGCAATTGACTAccttctggagctggccGTCAAGATGATCCAGATGGGAATCGATCCTGAGGGAGGAATCGGTAGCGAGAAGCAGGGAAAATTCTTTAGAGGGTTGCAGGGTTAG
- a CDS encoding uncharacterized protein (Compare to YALI0C20449g, similar to uniprot|P42940 Saccharomyces cerevisiae YGR207c ETF-BETA electron-transferring flavoprotein beta chain, similar to Saccharomyces cerevisiae YGR207C; ancestral locus Anc_5.126) translates to MSNKLRIFVPVKRVIDFAVKPRVNKAGTGVETTGVKFSINPFCDIAVEEALLLKEGNKDLVENIHVASVGPSKAQDILRQALAKGADDSTLVEMGPKDTELEPLGVAKVLKKLIEEQKSNLVILGKQAIDGDNGQTGQILAGLLKWPQATQASKVSVNGDKVEVTREVDGGVETVAAKLPMIITTDLRLNEPRYVTLPNIMKAKKKPLKVVKIKDFDGVANRLETLKVAEPAKRQAGVKVENVDELVGKLKETGTL, encoded by the coding sequence atgtccaacaagCTGCGTATCTTTGTGCCCGTCAAGCGAGTAATTGATTTCGCTGTCAAGCCCCGAGTCAACAAGGCCGGCACCGGCGTCGAGACCACTGGAGTCAAGTTCTCCATCAACCCCTTCTGTGATATTGCTGTCGAGGAGGCtcttctgctcaaggagggaAACAAGGATCTGGTTGAGAACATTCACGTGGCCTCCGTCGGTCCCTCCAAGGCCCAGGATATCCTGCGACaggctctggccaaggGTGCTGACGACTCCActctggtggagatgggtcCCAAGGACACCGAGCTTGAGCCTCTGGGTGTGgccaaggtgctcaagaagctgattGAGGAACAGAAGTCCAACCTGGTCATTCTCGGAAAGCAGGCCATTGACGGCGACAACGGCCAGACCGGTCAGATTCTCGCTGGTCTGCTCAAGTGGCCCCAGGCCACCCAGGCCTCCAAGGTGTCTGTCAACGGCGACAAGGTCGAGGTCACCCGAGAGGTCGATGGTGGTGTCGAGACCGTCGCTGCCAAACTGCCCATGATCATTACCACCGATCTGCGACTCAACGAGCCTCGATACGTGACTCTGCCCAACATCAtgaaggccaagaagaagcccctcaaggtggtcaagatcaaggacTTTGACGGCGTTGCCAACCGACTCGAGACCCTCAAGGTTGCCGAGCCTGCCAAGCGACAGGCCGGTGTCAAGGTCGAGAACGTTGATGAGCTGGtcggcaagctcaaggagactgGTACTCTTTAA